A window from Trinickia violacea encodes these proteins:
- a CDS encoding class II aldolase/adducin family protein has protein sequence MISTTDPHINRKPRNISQAEWDTRVQLAAAYRLAAKYDLTDLIYTHISARVPGRSDQFLINPHGWFFDEITASSLVKIDVEGNPIGDDRFEVNAAGFTIHSALHQARHDVECVVHLHTTHGMAVAAMECGLLPLNQISMQFYNRVAYHDYEGISLDLDERVRIVKSIGEKDYLILRNHGLLTTGRSVAEAFTRMFYLNKACEIQVATLSAGQKVTIPSPEVCEHAAKQHDDYAYLSTTHLDREWTALLRLLDRDGAGYRV, from the coding sequence ATGATCTCTACCACCGATCCACATATCAATCGAAAGCCCCGCAACATCTCCCAGGCGGAGTGGGACACGCGCGTTCAGCTCGCTGCCGCCTACCGGTTGGCCGCCAAATACGACCTCACGGACCTCATCTATACGCACATTTCGGCGCGCGTCCCAGGCAGGAGCGATCAGTTCCTGATCAATCCGCACGGCTGGTTCTTCGACGAGATCACGGCGTCGTCGCTCGTCAAGATCGACGTCGAGGGCAATCCGATCGGCGACGATCGATTCGAAGTCAACGCGGCCGGCTTCACGATTCATAGCGCGCTGCATCAGGCGCGGCACGACGTCGAATGCGTCGTGCATCTGCATACGACGCACGGCATGGCGGTCGCGGCGATGGAGTGCGGCCTGCTGCCGCTGAATCAGATCAGCATGCAGTTCTACAACCGCGTGGCCTACCACGACTACGAGGGCATCTCGCTCGATCTCGACGAGCGCGTGCGCATCGTCAAGTCGATCGGCGAGAAAGACTATCTGATCTTGCGCAATCACGGGTTGCTCACGACGGGCAGATCGGTCGCCGAGGCATTCACGCGCATGTTCTATCTGAACAAGGCCTGCGAGATCCAGGTGGCGACGTTGTCGGCAGGGCAGAAGGTCACGATTCCATCGCCCGAGGTTTGCGAGCATGCGGCGAAGCAGCACGACGACTACGCCTATTTGAGCACGACGCATCTGGATCGAGAGTGGACCGCGCTGTTGCGATTGCTTGATCGAGATGGCGCCGGCTATCGCGTTTGA
- a CDS encoding electron transfer flavoprotein subunit alpha/FixB family protein, whose amino-acid sequence MTILVIAEHDAPKEVPLGGNASIKGATLNTVAAAQKIGGDIHLLVVGHNAQAAADAASKIAGVSKVLLADAPQLAEGLAENVEATVLTLVQDPAKDYSHILAPATAYGKNIAPRVAAKLDVAQISEITAVDSADTFERPIYAGNAIATVQSSDPIKVITVRATGFDAVAAEGGSAAVEKIEAAADAGISQFVNREVTKMDRPELTSAHIVVSGGRGLGSGENYTKVLEPLADKLNAALGASRAAVDAGYVPNDYQVGQTGKIVAPQLYVAVGISGAIQHLAGMKDSKVIVAINKDPEAPIFSVADYGLVGDLFELVPAFANEV is encoded by the coding sequence ATGACGATTCTGGTAATTGCCGAACACGACGCCCCGAAGGAAGTCCCCCTGGGGGGCAACGCGTCGATCAAGGGCGCGACGCTGAACACGGTCGCGGCCGCACAGAAGATTGGCGGCGACATTCACCTGCTGGTGGTGGGCCACAACGCGCAAGCCGCAGCGGATGCCGCTTCGAAGATCGCGGGTGTCAGCAAAGTGCTGCTCGCCGACGCGCCGCAACTGGCCGAGGGCCTGGCGGAAAACGTCGAAGCGACGGTGCTGACGCTGGTGCAAGACCCGGCGAAGGACTACTCGCACATCCTGGCTCCTGCGACGGCTTACGGCAAGAACATCGCGCCGCGCGTGGCCGCGAAGCTCGACGTGGCGCAGATCAGCGAAATCACCGCAGTGGACAGCGCCGACACGTTCGAGCGTCCGATCTACGCGGGCAACGCGATCGCGACGGTGCAGTCGAGCGATCCGATCAAAGTGATCACGGTGCGCGCGACGGGTTTTGACGCGGTGGCGGCCGAAGGCGGCAGCGCAGCCGTCGAGAAGATCGAAGCCGCGGCCGACGCCGGCATTTCGCAGTTCGTGAACCGCGAAGTGACGAAGATGGACCGCCCCGAATTGACGAGCGCGCACATCGTGGTGTCGGGTGGCCGCGGCTTGGGCAGCGGCGAGAACTATACGAAGGTGCTCGAGCCGCTGGCGGACAAGCTGAACGCGGCGCTGGGCGCGTCGCGCGCGGCGGTCGACGCGGGCTATGTGCCGAACGATTACCAAGTGGGGCAAACGGGCAAGATCGTTGCGCCGCAGCTGTACGTGGCAGTCGGCATCTCGGGCGCGATTCAGCACCTGGCTGGCATGAAGGATTCGAAGGTGATCGTCGCGATCAACAAGGATCCGGAAGCGCCGATCTTCAGCGTGGCCGACTACGGCCTCGTTGGCGATCTGTTCGAGCTCGTGCCCGCTTTTGCCAACGAGGTATAG
- a CDS encoding electron transfer flavoprotein subunit beta/FixA family protein — MKILVPVKRVVDYNVKVRVKSDNTGVDIANVKMSMNPFDEIAVEEAVRLKEAGVATEVIAVSAGVAQCQETLRTALAIGADRAILIESSEDLQPLAVAKLLKAVVDKEQPQLVILGKQAIDDDSNQTGQMLAALASLPQATFASKVVVADGKATVTREVDGGAETLSLKLPAVVTTDLRLNEPRYVTLPNIMKAKKKPLETLKPEDLGVDVASRLKTLKVTEPPKRSAGVMVPDVKTLVEKLKTEAKVL, encoded by the coding sequence GTGAAGATCCTGGTGCCAGTCAAGCGCGTAGTCGACTACAACGTGAAGGTCCGCGTGAAGTCGGACAACACGGGTGTGGACATCGCGAATGTGAAGATGTCGATGAACCCGTTCGACGAAATCGCGGTGGAAGAAGCGGTGCGCCTGAAGGAAGCCGGCGTGGCGACGGAAGTGATCGCGGTGTCGGCGGGCGTGGCGCAATGTCAGGAAACGCTGCGCACGGCGCTGGCGATCGGCGCGGATCGCGCGATCCTGATCGAGTCGAGCGAAGACCTGCAGCCGCTGGCGGTCGCGAAGCTGCTCAAGGCAGTGGTCGACAAAGAGCAGCCGCAGCTGGTGATCCTCGGCAAGCAAGCGATCGACGACGACAGCAACCAGACCGGCCAGATGCTCGCCGCGCTGGCGAGCCTGCCGCAAGCGACGTTCGCGTCGAAGGTTGTCGTCGCCGACGGTAAAGCGACGGTGACGCGTGAAGTGGACGGCGGCGCGGAAACGCTGTCGCTGAAGCTCCCCGCTGTGGTCACCACCGATCTGCGCCTGAACGAGCCGCGCTATGTGACGCTGCCGAACATCATGAAGGCGAAGAAGAAGCCGCTCGAAACGTTGAAGCCCGAAGACCTTGGGGTGGACGTCGCGTCGCGCCTGAAGACGCTGAAAGTCACGGAGCCGCCCAAGCGCAGCGCCGGCGTGATGGTGCCGGACGTGAAGACGCTGGTCGAGAAGCTGAAGACCGAAGCCAAGGTACTGTGA
- a CDS encoding hydantoinase/oxoprolinase family protein: MASHDKARVGVDIGGTFTDVALELGGKLFSTKVLTDYTAPERAIIKGISIVAGNAGIELKDIGVIIHGTTLATNALIERRGAKTAFITTEGFRDTIEMRTENRFEQYDLNIKLPPPLIDRCDRFTLGERIDAQGGILLAPTEAQIDSVVDRIERGGYESIAIGFIHAYVNGVHERLMRDALEKRLPHVSVSISSEVSPQIREFERFNTVCANAYVRPIMKSYLDRLLGQVRAAGAVCPIFIIHSGGGIVSIESASEFPVRLVESGPAGGAIFAAHIASQYNLDTVLSFDMGGTTAKICLIDDFTPKTANTFEVARTYRFKKGSGMPISIPVVEMVEIGAGGGSIASLDVMRQIRVGPHSAASEPGPACYQRGGTQPTVTDADLLLGRLDPDNFAGGSIPLSVDNAARAMSDEVGATLALTPEQAAYGVAEVVDENMSNAARVHAVESGKDIGDYTMITFGGAGPLHAARLCEKSGIKRFVVPPGAGVGSAIGFLRAPFGYESVRSASMRLAHFDADALNEIVAQLSAEAIRFARQGSGEAEPEVDVKAFMRYVGQGWEIPIAIPYRAFSADDRLTFTELFTQAYTQFFGRPIDGLDIEIVSWAVKAASPLPPVEHLQMVEGRDPARVASTRKIFDAALSRYVDAAIVERGALRVGERVSGPAIIVEPETSTLITSSFDATVQPDGCLLATSKAHTE, translated from the coding sequence GTGGCCAGTCACGACAAGGCACGAGTCGGCGTCGATATCGGCGGGACGTTTACCGACGTCGCGCTAGAACTCGGTGGGAAACTCTTTTCCACGAAGGTCCTTACCGATTACACGGCGCCCGAGCGCGCGATCATCAAAGGCATCAGCATCGTTGCGGGCAATGCCGGCATCGAACTCAAGGACATCGGCGTCATCATTCACGGCACGACGCTCGCCACCAACGCCTTGATCGAGCGGCGCGGCGCGAAGACCGCCTTCATCACGACCGAGGGCTTTCGTGACACGATCGAAATGCGGACCGAAAACCGCTTCGAGCAATACGACCTCAATATCAAGCTGCCCCCTCCCCTCATCGATCGCTGTGACCGCTTCACGCTCGGTGAGCGTATCGATGCACAAGGCGGGATTCTGCTGGCGCCTACCGAAGCGCAAATCGACAGCGTGGTCGATCGCATCGAGCGAGGCGGCTATGAGAGCATCGCGATTGGCTTCATTCATGCCTATGTCAACGGCGTCCACGAACGCTTGATGCGCGACGCGCTCGAAAAACGCCTGCCCCATGTGTCCGTCTCGATCTCCAGCGAGGTGTCGCCGCAGATTCGCGAGTTCGAGCGCTTCAACACTGTCTGCGCGAACGCCTACGTCCGCCCGATCATGAAGTCGTATCTCGATCGCTTGCTCGGCCAAGTCCGCGCGGCCGGCGCCGTCTGCCCCATCTTCATCATTCATTCGGGCGGCGGCATCGTCTCGATCGAAAGCGCGTCGGAATTCCCGGTTCGGCTCGTGGAATCGGGGCCCGCCGGAGGCGCGATCTTCGCGGCGCACATCGCTTCGCAATACAACCTCGATACCGTCCTCTCGTTCGACATGGGCGGCACCACGGCCAAGATCTGCCTGATCGACGACTTCACGCCGAAGACCGCGAACACCTTCGAAGTCGCGCGCACCTATCGTTTCAAGAAAGGCAGCGGCATGCCGATCTCGATTCCAGTTGTCGAGATGGTCGAAATCGGCGCGGGCGGCGGCTCGATCGCCTCGCTCGATGTGATGCGGCAGATCCGCGTCGGTCCGCATAGCGCGGCGTCCGAGCCGGGTCCGGCGTGCTATCAGCGCGGCGGCACGCAGCCGACCGTCACCGACGCCGATCTCCTGCTAGGCCGGCTCGACCCCGACAACTTCGCGGGCGGCTCGATCCCGTTGTCGGTCGACAACGCCGCCCGAGCGATGTCTGATGAAGTCGGCGCCACGCTCGCGCTCACGCCAGAACAAGCGGCCTACGGCGTGGCCGAAGTCGTCGACGAGAACATGAGCAACGCAGCGCGCGTCCACGCGGTGGAAAGCGGCAAGGACATCGGCGACTACACGATGATCACTTTCGGCGGCGCCGGCCCGCTCCACGCGGCACGGCTCTGCGAGAAGAGCGGCATCAAGCGCTTCGTCGTGCCGCCCGGCGCCGGCGTCGGCTCGGCGATCGGCTTTTTGCGCGCCCCGTTCGGCTACGAGAGCGTGCGCAGCGCGAGCATGCGCCTCGCTCATTTCGATGCCGATGCGCTCAACGAAATCGTCGCGCAACTGAGCGCCGAGGCCATTCGCTTCGCGCGTCAGGGTTCGGGCGAAGCCGAGCCCGAAGTCGACGTGAAAGCGTTCATGCGCTACGTCGGCCAGGGTTGGGAAATTCCGATCGCGATTCCGTATCGGGCATTCAGCGCCGACGATCGGCTGACTTTTACTGAGCTGTTCACCCAAGCCTATACGCAGTTCTTCGGCCGCCCGATCGATGGTCTCGACATCGAGATCGTGAGCTGGGCGGTCAAGGCCGCTTCGCCGCTGCCGCCGGTTGAGCATCTGCAAATGGTCGAGGGCCGCGATCCCGCCCGCGTTGCGAGCACCCGCAAGATCTTCGACGCGGCGCTCTCTCGCTACGTCGATGCGGCCATCGTCGAGCGCGGCGCCCTGCGAGTGGGCGAGCGCGTGAGCGGCCCGGCCATCATCGTCGAGCCCGAGACCTCGACACTCATCACGTCGTCGTTCGATGCCACGGTCCAGCCCGACGGCTGCCTGCTCGCGACGTCCAAGGCCCATACGGAGTAA
- a CDS encoding hydantoinase B/oxoprolinase family protein, with the protein MSASQLDTIHMQVMWNRLISVVEEQATALIRTAFSTSVREAGDLSAGIFDQRGRMLAQAVTGTPGHVNTMAEAVEHFIDAIGVERMYEGDVYLTNDPWKGTGHLHDFTVVSPSFLDGKLIGYFASTAHVVDIGGRGFGPDSREIYEEGLFVPIMKLIERGEVNRDLINILRNNVREADKVVGDLYALASCNETGHKRLLDMLREFDLKDVEGIGEFILARSREATLERIAALPKGTQTNDMTLDGYDTPVKLNVTLTVGDDHLLADFAGSSPASPFGINVPLLYAKAYACYGLKCIIAPEVPNNAASLEPFRVQAPAGCILNAQRPSPVAVRHVLGHFVPDLVLGALHKILPGRVPAEGAGALWNLHVSARPVREDSGLPGSEILMFNSGGTGARAELDGLSATAFPSGVHAMSVEATEQVGPIVVWRKEMRSGSGGAGKHRGGLGQVVEIGPRAGYQFRFNAMFDRIDHPARGQSGGKPGAAGEVTLSDGTKMRGKGTQAVGEHQRVVLALPGGGGIGSPKERDKEALLRDLRNEYISEAQLSDEYGVTLDTLNAAASH; encoded by the coding sequence ATGTCAGCCAGCCAACTAGACACCATCCACATGCAAGTCATGTGGAATCGCCTGATCTCCGTCGTGGAGGAGCAGGCGACCGCGTTGATCCGCACCGCGTTCAGCACCAGCGTGCGCGAAGCCGGCGACCTGTCCGCCGGCATCTTCGACCAGCGCGGCCGCATGCTCGCGCAAGCCGTCACCGGCACGCCCGGCCACGTGAACACGATGGCGGAAGCCGTCGAGCACTTTATCGACGCGATCGGCGTGGAGCGGATGTATGAAGGCGACGTCTACCTGACCAACGACCCGTGGAAAGGCACGGGCCACCTTCACGATTTCACGGTCGTGTCGCCGTCGTTTCTCGACGGCAAGCTGATCGGCTATTTCGCCAGCACCGCGCACGTGGTCGACATCGGCGGACGCGGCTTCGGCCCTGATTCGCGCGAGATTTACGAGGAAGGTCTCTTCGTGCCGATCATGAAGCTCATCGAGCGCGGCGAGGTCAATCGCGACCTGATCAACATCCTGCGCAACAACGTCCGCGAAGCGGACAAGGTGGTCGGCGATCTCTATGCCCTCGCCTCCTGCAACGAAACCGGGCACAAGCGTCTGCTCGATATGCTCAGGGAGTTCGATCTGAAGGACGTCGAGGGCATTGGAGAGTTCATCCTCGCGCGCAGCCGCGAAGCGACGCTGGAACGCATCGCCGCGCTGCCCAAGGGCACGCAGACCAACGACATGACGCTCGACGGCTACGACACGCCGGTCAAGCTCAATGTCACGCTGACGGTCGGCGACGATCACCTGCTCGCCGACTTCGCCGGCTCCTCCCCGGCCAGCCCGTTCGGCATCAACGTTCCGCTGCTGTACGCGAAGGCGTATGCCTGCTACGGCCTCAAATGCATCATCGCGCCGGAAGTGCCGAACAACGCGGCCTCGCTCGAGCCGTTCCGCGTCCAGGCGCCGGCAGGCTGCATCCTCAATGCGCAACGGCCGAGCCCCGTCGCGGTGCGTCACGTGCTCGGGCACTTCGTCCCGGATCTCGTCCTGGGCGCCCTGCACAAGATCCTGCCCGGCCGCGTGCCGGCCGAAGGCGCGGGTGCGCTCTGGAATCTGCACGTGAGCGCCCGGCCCGTGCGAGAAGATTCGGGCCTCCCAGGCAGCGAGATCCTGATGTTCAACAGCGGCGGCACGGGTGCGCGCGCCGAGCTGGATGGGCTGTCGGCCACCGCGTTTCCGAGCGGTGTCCACGCCATGTCGGTCGAAGCGACCGAACAGGTCGGACCGATCGTCGTGTGGCGCAAGGAAATGCGCTCCGGCTCCGGCGGCGCCGGCAAGCATCGCGGCGGGCTCGGCCAGGTCGTCGAGATCGGGCCGCGCGCGGGCTACCAGTTCCGCTTCAATGCAATGTTCGACCGCATCGATCATCCGGCGCGCGGACAGTCGGGCGGCAAACCGGGTGCGGCCGGTGAGGTCACACTCTCCGACGGCACGAAGATGCGCGGTAAAGGCACGCAGGCAGTCGGCGAGCACCAGCGTGTCGTGCTGGCCTTGCCCGGCGGCGGCGGGATCGGCTCACCCAAAGAACGCGACAAGGAAGCGCTGCTGCGCGACCTGCGCAACGAGTACATCTCCGAAGCCCAATTGAGCGACGAGTACGGCGTCACGCTCGACACGCTGAATGCAGCGGCTAGCCATTGA
- a CDS encoding NAD-dependent epimerase/dehydratase family protein: MTDITRPVFKNILITGAAGALGAVLRESLRPYATTLTLSDREPLGDVRENERHFVCDLADRDAVFEMMQGVEMVIHLGGAPRENTFQVILDSNIVGGYHIYEAARQAGVKRVIYASSVHAIGFYECTQTIDATVPQRPDSLYGVSKTFVENLSRYYFDKFGMESVCLRIGSCFPKPVDRRMLATWLSYDDFSHLCIRALMTPSVGHMVVYGNSNNSANFWDNTQAGYLGYRPKDSADAYRADVYATTPAPDPRHPAVRFQGGQFAADGHYEDAEDAKTA; encoded by the coding sequence ATGACCGACATCACCCGGCCTGTCTTCAAGAACATCCTGATCACGGGCGCCGCCGGCGCGCTCGGCGCGGTACTGCGCGAATCGCTGCGCCCGTATGCGACCACGCTGACGCTGAGCGACCGCGAACCGCTAGGCGACGTGCGCGAGAACGAACGGCACTTCGTGTGCGACCTCGCCGATCGCGATGCCGTGTTCGAGATGATGCAAGGCGTCGAGATGGTCATCCACCTCGGCGGCGCACCGCGCGAAAACACGTTCCAGGTCATCCTCGACTCGAACATCGTCGGCGGCTACCACATCTACGAGGCGGCCCGTCAAGCGGGCGTGAAGCGCGTGATCTATGCAAGCTCCGTGCATGCGATCGGCTTCTACGAATGCACGCAGACCATCGACGCCACCGTGCCGCAGCGCCCCGACAGCCTCTACGGCGTCAGCAAGACCTTCGTCGAAAACCTGTCGCGCTACTACTTCGACAAGTTCGGCATGGAGTCCGTCTGCCTGCGGATCGGCTCGTGCTTTCCGAAGCCCGTCGACCGGCGCATGCTGGCCACCTGGCTCTCTTACGACGACTTCTCGCATCTGTGCATACGCGCGCTGATGACGCCGAGCGTCGGGCATATGGTCGTCTACGGCAATTCGAACAACAGCGCGAACTTCTGGGACAACACTCAGGCGGGCTATCTCGGCTACCGGCCCAAGGACTCGGCCGATGCCTACCGCGCCGACGTGTACGCAACCACTCCGGCGCCCGACCCTCGGCATCCGGCAGTCCGCTTCCAAGGCGGACAGTTCGCTGCCGACGGCCACTACGAAGACGCCGAAGACGCGAAAACCGCGTAA